The following are encoded together in the Microbacterium hatanonis genome:
- the argH gene encoding argininosuccinate lyase: protein MSTTSGHGTNEGALWGARFAGGPSPELAALSRSTHFDWVLAPYDIAGSHAHATALTAAGYLTADEAAAMHEGLDELARRVADGSLVAAPDDEDVHGALEGALIDIVGPALGGKLRAGRSRNDQIATLVRLYLLDHARVVARDVVRLIDALVSQADAHADAIMPGRTHLQHAQPVLLAHHLQAHAWPLVRDLERLRDWSARAAVSPYGGGALAGSTLGLDPQLVADELGLARPSENSIDGTSARDVVAEFAFVGALIGVDLSRLSEEIILWNTREFSFVTLDDAYSTGSSIMPQKKNPDIAELARGKSGRLIGNVAGLLATLKGLPLAYNRDLQEDKEPVFDTVTTLETVLPAFTGMIATLRFDTDRMADLAPQGFSLATDVAEWLVTRGVPFRDAHEVSGELVRACEDRGIGLEDADDALLASVSPLLEPAVREVLSIEGSVGRRTGVGGTAPERVAEQRAQLVARAQTLAHELGL, encoded by the coding sequence ATGAGCACGACGAGCGGTCACGGCACGAACGAGGGAGCGCTCTGGGGCGCCAGATTCGCCGGGGGTCCGTCGCCCGAACTCGCCGCCTTGAGCCGGTCGACCCACTTCGACTGGGTGCTCGCGCCGTACGACATCGCCGGATCGCACGCGCACGCCACCGCTCTCACCGCGGCCGGATACCTCACCGCCGACGAGGCTGCGGCCATGCACGAGGGGCTCGACGAGTTGGCTCGTCGCGTCGCCGACGGATCGCTCGTCGCGGCGCCCGACGACGAAGACGTCCACGGCGCCCTCGAAGGAGCCCTCATCGACATCGTCGGCCCGGCGCTCGGGGGCAAGCTCCGCGCCGGACGCAGCCGGAACGACCAGATCGCGACCCTGGTGCGCCTGTATCTGCTCGACCACGCCCGGGTGGTCGCCCGCGACGTGGTGCGGCTCATCGACGCCCTCGTGTCGCAGGCCGACGCCCACGCCGACGCGATCATGCCCGGCCGCACGCACCTGCAGCACGCGCAGCCGGTGCTGCTCGCGCACCACCTGCAGGCCCATGCCTGGCCGCTGGTGCGCGACCTCGAACGACTGCGCGACTGGTCGGCGCGTGCGGCGGTCTCGCCGTACGGCGGCGGTGCGCTGGCGGGGTCCACGCTCGGCCTCGACCCGCAGCTGGTGGCCGACGAACTCGGTCTCGCCCGCCCGTCCGAGAACTCGATCGACGGGACGAGCGCGCGCGACGTGGTGGCCGAATTCGCCTTCGTCGGTGCGCTCATCGGGGTCGACCTGTCGCGGTTGTCGGAGGAGATCATCCTCTGGAACACGCGGGAGTTCTCTTTCGTGACCCTGGACGACGCCTACTCGACCGGCTCGAGCATCATGCCGCAGAAGAAGAACCCCGACATCGCCGAGCTGGCGCGCGGCAAGTCGGGTCGCCTGATCGGCAACGTCGCGGGACTCCTCGCAACGCTGAAAGGTCTTCCGCTGGCATACAACCGCGACCTGCAGGAGGACAAGGAGCCGGTCTTCGACACCGTCACCACCCTCGAGACGGTGCTCCCGGCGTTCACCGGGATGATCGCGACGCTGCGTTTCGACACCGACCGCATGGCCGACCTCGCACCTCAGGGCTTCTCTCTCGCTACCGACGTCGCCGAATGGCTCGTCACCCGCGGCGTACCGTTCCGCGATGCCCACGAGGTGTCGGGCGAGCTCGTGCGCGCGTGCGAGGACCGCGGGATCGGCCTGGAGGACGCCGACGACGCGCTGCTCGCGTCGGTCTCGCCCCTGCTCGAGCCGGCGGTGCGCGAGGTGCTCTCGATCGAGGGCTCGGTCGGCCGTCGCACGGGGGTGGGCGGCACCGCACCTGAACGCGTCGCCGAGCAGCGCGCGCAGCTCGTCGCCCGCGCGCAGACGCTCGCCCACGAGCTCGGGCTGTGA
- the tyrS gene encoding tyrosine--tRNA ligase, which produces MIDPTFENVWDEIVWRGLVHVSTDESALREALSGPPIVFYCGFDPTAPSLHLGHLVQLLTMRRLQLAGHRPLGLVGGSTGLIGDPRPTAERTLNSRETVAEWVQRLREQVERYLSFDGDNAARMVNNLDWTAPLSAIDFLREIGKHYRVGTMLKKDAVSARLNSEAGISYTEFSYQILQGLDFLELYRQYGCVLQTGGSDQWGNLTSGTDLIHRVEGTSVHAIGTPLITNSDGTKFGKSEGNAIWIDAELTSPYAFYQFWLNTDDADVVERLKVFTFLTRAEIEEYGRLVEAEPFRRAAQKRLAAEVSTLVHGEDATAAVIAASDALFGQGDLSGLDARTLREALDELPHAEVAAGTTVVQALVDTGLVSSLGEARRAIAQGGVSLDGERIEADDAVVTGSLPGGVSVLRRGKKTLAGVFVAG; this is translated from the coding sequence ATGATCGATCCCACCTTCGAGAACGTCTGGGACGAGATCGTCTGGCGAGGACTCGTGCACGTCTCGACCGACGAGTCGGCACTGCGCGAAGCGCTCTCGGGACCGCCGATCGTCTTCTACTGCGGATTCGACCCGACGGCTCCGAGCCTGCACCTCGGGCACCTCGTGCAGCTGCTCACCATGCGGCGTCTGCAGCTGGCCGGGCACCGTCCGCTCGGACTCGTCGGCGGTTCGACCGGGCTGATCGGCGATCCGCGACCCACCGCCGAGCGCACCCTCAACTCCCGCGAGACCGTCGCCGAGTGGGTGCAGCGCCTCCGCGAGCAGGTCGAGCGCTACTTGAGCTTCGACGGCGACAACGCCGCGCGCATGGTCAACAACCTCGACTGGACCGCTCCGCTCAGCGCGATCGACTTCCTCCGTGAGATCGGCAAGCACTACCGCGTCGGCACGATGCTGAAGAAGGACGCCGTCAGCGCGCGTCTCAACTCCGAGGCCGGGATCAGCTACACCGAGTTCAGCTACCAGATCCTGCAGGGGCTCGACTTCCTCGAGCTGTACCGCCAGTACGGCTGCGTGCTGCAGACCGGCGGCAGCGACCAGTGGGGCAACCTCACCAGCGGCACCGACCTGATCCACCGCGTGGAGGGCACCTCGGTGCACGCGATCGGAACGCCGCTGATCACGAACTCCGACGGTACGAAGTTCGGCAAGAGCGAGGGCAACGCGATCTGGATCGACGCCGAGCTCACCAGCCCGTACGCGTTCTACCAGTTCTGGCTCAACACCGACGACGCCGATGTCGTCGAGCGCCTGAAGGTGTTCACGTTCCTGACCCGCGCCGAGATCGAGGAGTACGGGCGACTGGTCGAGGCCGAGCCCTTCCGCCGTGCGGCGCAGAAGCGCCTGGCCGCCGAGGTGTCGACCCTCGTGCACGGCGAGGATGCGACGGCGGCCGTGATCGCCGCATCCGACGCCCTCTTCGGTCAGGGCGACCTGTCGGGACTCGACGCGCGGACGCTGCGCGAAGCTCTCGACGAGCTGCCGCACGCGGAGGTCGCGGCGGGGACGACGGTGGTGCAGGCGCTGGTCGACACCGGGCTCGTCTCGAGCCTGGGCGAAGCGCGTCGCGCGATCGCCCAGGGCGGCGTCTCCCTCGACGGCGAACGGATCGAGGCCGACGATGCGGTGGTGACCGGGAGCCTGCCCGGGGGAGTGTCGGTGCTCCGGCGCGGCAAGAAGACTCTCGCCGGCGTCTTCGTCGCGGGCTGA
- a CDS encoding DUF4184 family protein, with protein MPFTPSHAVVALPFVRTPLIPAAIAVGAMTPDLPLFIRTGLPLYGITHSAWALPATVAVALVLLLVWRCVLRPAAGELSPRWIAARLPDDWSTVPRGSLRATFADHRGRITGSSWAILLVSLLIGVVSHIVWDLFTHEGRWGVALFPALADAWGPMLGYKWLQHGSSVVGLLILGVWATVWLGRRPARPVGRMLPSAVRRVWWLSLPVVLVAAWAVGLATYGPLTPEWTIQHLAYRVLPVAVGGWGAATLVLAAVVTLMSSRPAGSRGSTTG; from the coding sequence GTGCCGTTCACCCCGAGCCATGCCGTGGTGGCTCTGCCATTCGTGCGCACCCCGCTGATCCCCGCTGCCATAGCGGTCGGTGCCATGACGCCCGATCTTCCGCTGTTCATCCGCACCGGACTCCCGCTCTACGGCATCACGCACAGTGCATGGGCCCTTCCGGCGACGGTCGCCGTCGCGCTCGTCCTGCTCCTGGTGTGGCGATGCGTGCTGCGTCCGGCGGCGGGGGAGCTCTCGCCGCGGTGGATCGCAGCACGGCTGCCGGATGACTGGTCGACCGTTCCGCGGGGCTCCCTGCGCGCGACGTTCGCCGACCACCGCGGTCGCATCACGGGGTCGTCGTGGGCGATCCTCCTGGTGTCGCTGCTCATCGGAGTGGTCAGCCACATCGTGTGGGATCTCTTCACGCACGAGGGGCGGTGGGGCGTCGCGCTCTTCCCGGCACTCGCCGACGCGTGGGGTCCGATGCTCGGCTACAAGTGGCTCCAGCACGGATCGTCGGTCGTGGGCCTTCTGATCCTCGGTGTCTGGGCGACGGTGTGGCTCGGCCGCCGGCCCGCGCGCCCGGTCGGGCGGATGCTGCCGTCCGCCGTCCGCAGGGTGTGGTGGCTGTCGCTGCCGGTCGTCCTCGTCGCGGCGTGGGCGGTCGGCCTCGCGACGTACGGGCCCCTCACGCCGGAGTGGACGATCCAGCACCTCGCCTATCGCGTGCTCCCGGTGGCGGTCGGAGGGTGGGGAGCGGCGACGCTCGTGCTCGCCGCGGTCGTGACCCTGATGAGCTCCAGACCCGCGGGATCACGCGGATCCACTACCGGATGA